ATCGTCGAATGGAACCGCATCACAGCCCGGAAGGAACGGTCCAAAACTTTCGCGAAAATGCTCGTCGCCGTTGACCGAGAGAGATCCGTACGTCAGCCCATGAAAGGCTCCGGCCGTATATACCGTTCTCGCGCGACCGCTCGCCGCATGGGAGAACTTGAGCGCCGTTTCAACGCCCTCCGTTCCCGAGTTGCCGAAGAAAACCGTATCGAGACCCGCCGGCATCCGTTTGACTAATGCCTCGGCCAATAGGCCCGATATCAGGGGAGCATCCATTTTCACCAGGTTCGGATAGTCGAGATCCAAGTATTCTTTGAGGGCGGCTTTGACGGCCGGATGGTTGCGCCCTAGGTTAAAAACACCGTAACCGCAGACAAAATCGAGATAGCGATTCCCCTCGCCGTCGAAAAGGTAGGCTCCTTCGCCCCTCGTATAAACACGGTCGAAACCGATGATTTTGAGGACCTTCGCGAATGTCGGATTAATGTACCGATCGTGGAGCGCGTAGTTCTCGCCCTGCCGTTTCTCGATCAATTCTCTTACGTTTATGGCCATTGCGTCGGCTCTGGTACCAGATTTCCGATTTGAACGAAAGGGCGGTCCATTCTCCGATTCTTTGCTAGAATATAGCGCTTCACATCATGCACGGAGTGAACGCTCATTCATTGGCCCGAAGTTTTCACCGCCATCCCGTCCTATGGCTCTTCTTCCTCGGTCTCACCCTCATGCCGACCGGCCTCCTCTGCACCCGCTTGTCGCTGCAGAGCGACTTCAAGCGACTCTTGCCTCAAAACAAACCGAGCGTCGTCGAGCTGGACCGGTTTGTGGAACATGTCGGAGGAATCGGGAATCTCATCGTAGCGATCGAATCGGAGGACTATCGCGCTACCGAACGATTTATTGATGATCTTGTCGTACGTCTGAAAACGTTGCCCAAAGAGTACGTCCGGAACGTTGAATACAATACGAAAGATGTCCGGAATTTCTATACGAACAACAAGTACCTCTACCTGGACCTCGAAGACCTGAGAGGAATCCACGATCGGCTGGCTCGAAAAATTCGCTACGAGAAACTGGCCCACAACCCCTTTTATATCGCCTTGGAAGAGGACAAGGCGGAGTTCGACTTAAGCGACATTGAAGAGAAGTACAAAGGCAAAACGTCCAAATACGACAACTATACGGACGGTTACTTTTTCGGAGAACGGAATCGTCTTGCAGCAGTCTTGATCCGTCCGTACGGCGCCTCCACCGGCACCGACTTCGCGAAAATCCTGGTCGCAAAAGTACGAACGATCGTCGAAGATTTGAATCCCCGGAGTTATCACCCGTCCCTCAAAGTGAGTTTTACAGGAAAATACCAGCAGACCTTGGACGAATACTCACAGCTCATCCGGGATGTCTTGGAAACCTTGGCTCTTTGTCTCGGTCTGGTGGCGCTTGCGCTTTACCTTTACTTCCTGCGGTTCCGCGTCATCTGGCTGTTGGCGTCCGCGCTGATTGTAGGTGCCACGTGGACGTTCGCCTTGACGCAACTCCAGATCGGATATCTGAACACGCAGACGGCATTCTTGGGGAGCATCATCGTCGGCAACGGCGTGAACACCGGCATCATTCTGCTGGCACGCTACCTTGAAGAACGAAGGCAGAGTGACAATATCGAGCATGCTCTGGCTGTGGCTATACGCACGACCTGGAGCGGAACACTCACCGCTGCGATGACCACGAGCGCGGCGTTCGCAGCCCTCGGGCTTTCCGAAATCAAGGGCTTCAGTCAGTTTGGATTTATCGGGGGCATCGGAATGACGCTCTGCTGGATCGCGACATACGTCGTAGTCCCCCCGCTTCTCGTCTTATCGGAGCGCGCGCTACCGCTCGTCCGGGAGGGGCGGATGGTCTCCAAGCAATGGGAAACGATCCTTTACCCCGTGTCGGCTCTCGTTTCCTATTCCCCGAAGATCGTCGCGAGCTTCGGTATCCTGCTTCTGGCCGCGTCGGCCTATTTCATGCGCCGCTTTCTTCCGGATTCACTTGAGTACGACTTCTCGAAACTTCGTAACCGGCCGACGGTCAGTCAAGGACAAAAGTCAATCAAATCCCGCGTCAACGACATCTTCGGCGAAACCCTCTCTCCCGCCGTCATCCTCTTGGACAACGAAAAGCATGCGCCCGATGCGTGCATGACGATCATGGGCCGGGAAGCGACGTATCCCGAATCCGAAAAATACATTGAATCCTGCCGGACGATTTATTCCTTCTTACCCGATCGTCAGACTGAAAAACTGAGGACCCTGGAAAAAATTCGCGGTCTTTTGGCCGATCATTCGCTGAAATTCTTAAAAGATGAATATCGAAAAGAGCTGGAGGAATTTCGCAAGGCGGTCAATCTGCGAAAGCTCGAGGTAGCCGACGTTCCCGCATCCATCCGTCAGAATTTCGAGGAATTGAACGGCCGGCTCGGCCGGATCGTTTACGTTTATTCTCGGGAGGAGGTCAACCTCAACAACGGAAAGCTTTTGATGGCCTTTTCGGACCGCCTCAGCGACGTCCGGCTTTCCGACGGCAGCGTCGTTCACATGTCGGGGGAAGGCCGTATCTTCGCGGATCTCTTGCGAGCCATCGTTCATGACGGCCCGATTGCGACGTTTTTTTCCTTTTTGGCGGTGGTCCTGATTGTCGTTCTAAATTTCAGGAGGTCGCGGCCGATC
This genomic window from Bdellovibrionota bacterium contains:
- a CDS encoding MMPL family transporter; its protein translation is MNAHSLARSFHRHPVLWLFFLGLTLMPTGLLCTRLSLQSDFKRLLPQNKPSVVELDRFVEHVGGIGNLIVAIESEDYRATERFIDDLVVRLKTLPKEYVRNVEYNTKDVRNFYTNNKYLYLDLEDLRGIHDRLARKIRYEKLAHNPFYIALEEDKAEFDLSDIEEKYKGKTSKYDNYTDGYFFGERNRLAAVLIRPYGASTGTDFAKILVAKVRTIVEDLNPRSYHPSLKVSFTGKYQQTLDEYSQLIRDVLETLALCLGLVALALYLYFLRFRVIWLLASALIVGATWTFALTQLQIGYLNTQTAFLGSIIVGNGVNTGIILLARYLEERRQSDNIEHALAVAIRTTWSGTLTAAMTTSAAFAALGLSEIKGFSQFGFIGGIGMTLCWIATYVVVPPLLVLSERALPLVREGRMVSKQWETILYPVSALVSYSPKIVASFGILLLAASAYFMRRFLPDSLEYDFSKLRNRPTVSQGQKSIKSRVNDIFGETLSPAVILLDNEKHAPDACMTIMGREATYPESEKYIESCRTIYSFLPDRQTEKLRTLEKIRGLLADHSLKFLKDEYRKELEEFRKAVNLRKLEVADVPASIRQNFEELNGRLGRIVYVYSREEVNLNNGKLLMAFSDRLSDVRLSDGSVVHMSGEGRIFADLLRAIVHDGPIATFFSFLAVVLIVVLNFRRSRPIIYVIGGLVVGMIYMLGLQSLLEIKLNFFNFIALPVTFGIGVDYGVNLLQRYRFEGRGSIRRVLGAVGGAILLCSITTTVGYATLLTAKNQALASFGWLAMLGELACLFAAIVIMPAILHSLDKHHSFPLTVIPGEKQVAG